In the genome of Capsicum annuum cultivar UCD-10X-F1 unplaced genomic scaffold, UCD10Xv1.1 ctg59490, whole genome shotgun sequence, the window GATCTGTTGAGCAACACTTGCAAACTTTCCATCACAGAGAGAAGAAGGAGGTAAGTTGTTGCTTTCTTAGTTATTTATTGTGAAATCGGTCGGACCATTATTTGGAGGGGGCCTGTTCATATCTTCTGTTGATTTCATGTAGCTGCCCTCAATTATTGATTGGTTTGGGTGGTGCACATGGGATGCCTTTTACACTGATGTCACAGCAGAGGGCGTCGAGGATGTCCTCAAAAGGTAATTTGACTGTTCCATAGTACCTCAAAAGGTAAAAACTGTTCCATAGTATTTGTCTAGAGACGTCTTTTGGTCAAACTGATTCATGTTAATTCTTTTATTACAGCTTATCCGAGGGTGGTGTTCGTCCATGTTTCCTGATCATTGATGATGGTTGGCAACAGATTGGCAATGAAGCACCAAAGGACACTAATTGTGTAGTACAAGAAGGAGCACAGTAAGATTTCTTGCTGtgcttaattattattttactgtAATTTGATCTAGTAAATTAAATTGCATGCATGATCTCCCatgtttgttttgtaggtttgccAACAGGCTAACTGGAATCAAGGAAAACAAGAAGTTCCAAACGAAAGGCCTGAAGCATGTAGTAGAGGAAGCCAAGAAACAACACAATGTCAAGTAAGTTTGCAACTTCTGAtctttgtattttataaaatgtCTAAAAGTTGCAAATGCCACTATACGTTTTTACTTAATAGCCCatttggccatgagaatttttTCACTTTCCGGAAAAAATATTCACTTTATGCCAATTTTCACTTGGAGTTGTATTTGGGAaagtgaaaaacaagaaaaaaatgtttTCACTTTTTGCCATCTTCCTTCTCTCACAATGTCAGAGTAGAAGTCGATCGAAAATCGAAAGAAACAATCTACTCAAACCCTAATTCGTTtgagagaagaaagagaaaaacttTTGATTTCTGTAATGGGtctacatgtatatatacatgatACAGTTGGGCCGGGTCGGATGATTTACAAGTAAA includes:
- the LOC124893431 gene encoding probable galactinol--sucrose galactosyltransferase 2 produces the protein MNAGTNPFEVINQAVKSVEQHLQTFHHREKKELPSIIDWFGWCTWDAFYTDVTAEGVEDVLKSLSEGGVRPCFLIIDDGWQQIGNEAPKDTNCVVQEGAQFANRLTGIKENKKFQTKGLKHVVEEAKKQHNVK